One window from the genome of Candidatus Rhabdochlamydia sp. T3358 encodes:
- the gltX gene encoding glutamate--tRNA ligase, whose amino-acid sequence MKKVRVRIAPSPTGDPHVGTAYMALFNYIFARHFDGEFILRIEDTDQTRSRPEYEKNIYEALKWAGIKWNEGPDVGGSFGPYRQSERTDVYRKYCQVLIEQKKAYKCFATPQELSEMREMAGKLGKRQGYDRRYRNLSMEEVAIREKEGQSYVVRLKIPLSGECVFEDAVKGRISCPWADIDDQILLKSDGFPTYHLANVVDDHLMNISHVIRGDEWMSSTPKHIFLYESFGWTPPVFMHMPLLLGKDGKKLSKRKNPTSIFYYRDSGYLQEAFINFLSLMGYSMLNDKEVYSLEEIIREFDPPRIGTSGAYFDIQKLDWLNQQYLINTIPESALWERIKEWSFNDAFMQKLMPLCHTRMKTFGDFMQLCDFFFLNHLAYTDELLCPNQLTKEKSASLLQAMIWSMDAQENWKRPGIEKASHEVSEKFDIHHKKMIIPLLYGAITGKRHGLPLFDSVELLGKDRVRARLLNAIQYLGGLSNKKLDLLTKAWHTKDCRSL is encoded by the coding sequence ATGAAAAAAGTACGCGTTCGCATTGCGCCATCTCCTACAGGAGATCCTCATGTAGGCACGGCATACATGGCCCTTTTCAATTATATTTTCGCTCGTCATTTCGACGGGGAATTTATTTTAAGAATCGAAGATACAGATCAAACCCGCTCTAGACCGGAATATGAAAAAAATATTTATGAAGCTCTTAAGTGGGCAGGCATTAAATGGAATGAAGGACCCGATGTGGGGGGATCTTTTGGACCTTACCGCCAATCAGAGCGTACTGATGTCTATCGTAAATATTGCCAGGTGTTAATAGAGCAAAAAAAAGCCTATAAATGTTTTGCTACACCCCAAGAACTCTCTGAAATGCGGGAAATGGCAGGCAAACTAGGAAAACGGCAAGGTTATGATCGTAGGTATCGTAATTTAAGCATGGAAGAAGTTGCTATACGAGAGAAAGAAGGACAGTCTTATGTAGTTCGTCTTAAGATTCCTTTATCTGGTGAATGCGTCTTTGAAGATGCGGTTAAAGGGAGGATCAGCTGTCCTTGGGCTGATATAGATGACCAGATTTTGCTCAAATCTGATGGGTTTCCTACCTATCATTTAGCAAATGTAGTTGATGATCATCTCATGAACATCTCTCATGTAATCAGAGGAGATGAATGGATGAGCTCAACACCTAAACATATCTTTCTCTATGAAAGCTTTGGATGGACTCCTCCTGTGTTTATGCATATGCCTTTGCTTTTAGGCAAAGATGGTAAAAAACTATCAAAAAGAAAAAATCCGACCTCTATCTTCTATTACCGAGACAGCGGATACCTACAGGAAGCTTTTATCAATTTCTTAAGTCTTATGGGCTATAGCATGTTAAACGACAAGGAAGTCTATAGTTTAGAAGAAATTATCCGTGAATTTGATCCCCCTCGCATTGGTACTTCTGGAGCCTATTTTGATATTCAAAAGTTAGATTGGCTTAACCAGCAATACTTGATTAATACCATTCCCGAGAGTGCCTTATGGGAAAGGATCAAGGAGTGGTCATTCAATGATGCTTTTATGCAAAAACTTATGCCTCTTTGTCATACACGCATGAAAACCTTTGGCGATTTTATGCAGCTATGCGACTTCTTTTTCCTTAACCACCTTGCCTATACAGATGAATTGCTCTGTCCTAATCAATTGACAAAAGAAAAAAGCGCCTCTCTTTTACAGGCAATGATTTGGAGTATGGATGCACAGGAAAATTGGAAACGCCCAGGGATTGAAAAAGCTTCTCATGAGGTTTCTGAGAAATTTGATATCCATCATAAAAAAATGATCATTCCCTTATTGTATGGAGCCATTACAGGAAAACGCCATGGATTGCCTTTGTTTGACTCCGTAGAACTCCTAGGTAAAGATAGAGTGCGCGCCAGATTGCTAAACGCTATTCAATACTTAGGTGGGCTTTCTAATAAAAAATTAGATCTCTTGACAAAAGCATGGCATACAAAAGATTGCAGGTCTTTATGA
- the murA gene encoding UDP-N-acetylglucosamine 1-carboxyvinyltransferase, with product MLKITGNHPLKGQVKVAGAKNSITKLLVASLLSNKKCIFHNVPDISEVEITVALCQEIGSQIAWDRSSGIIEIITPELKSCYIPQRFSGSNRIPILMIGALLGRTDEDIIVPTAGGCNIGKRPIDFHIHALEKLGAQIEYRRMKKEGAYFARAHHGLVGNIITLPYPSVGATENTILSAVSAKGTTVIKNAAIEPEIVDLMLFLQKLGVTIEMDVDRTIRIQQTKVFYEVEHTVVPDRTEAASFALAAISTKGRVLVEGAQHQPMISFLNRLREVNGGFEVKKNGIEFFYNGPLRGGIHLETDVHPGFLTDWQQPFVVLLTQAHGASVVHETVYENRFGYIKTLKTMGADIQLFTQCLGGRLCRFAAQNYQHSVVIQGPTPLHAEEICIPDLRAGFAYVLAALLAPETSLLSGVHYLKRGYEKIVEKLSSIGAHIEYASQKSVPLPLSECVDTIAQLSQAKAAK from the coding sequence ATGCTAAAAATCACAGGGAATCATCCCCTCAAAGGTCAAGTAAAAGTAGCAGGCGCAAAAAATTCGATCACCAAACTTTTAGTAGCTTCTCTTTTGTCCAATAAAAAATGTATTTTCCATAATGTACCAGATATTTCTGAAGTAGAGATAACCGTTGCGCTTTGTCAAGAAATTGGATCGCAAATTGCTTGGGATCGCTCAAGTGGAATCATTGAAATTATCACACCAGAGCTTAAAAGCTGTTATATTCCTCAACGCTTTTCTGGTTCTAACCGAATCCCTATTTTAATGATCGGTGCTCTTTTAGGCCGCACTGATGAAGATATTATCGTTCCAACAGCTGGTGGATGTAATATCGGTAAAAGACCTATTGATTTTCATATCCACGCATTAGAAAAACTAGGTGCGCAGATTGAATATCGGCGCATGAAAAAAGAAGGGGCATATTTTGCAAGAGCACATCATGGTCTAGTAGGAAATATCATTACTCTGCCTTATCCTTCTGTAGGAGCTACAGAAAATACCATTCTATCCGCTGTTAGCGCAAAAGGCACAACCGTTATTAAAAATGCAGCCATAGAACCAGAAATCGTTGACCTGATGCTCTTTTTACAAAAGCTAGGAGTAACCATTGAAATGGATGTAGACCGCACAATCCGCATCCAACAAACTAAGGTTTTCTATGAAGTAGAGCATACAGTTGTCCCAGATCGCACAGAGGCCGCTTCTTTTGCTCTAGCTGCTATTAGCACAAAGGGCAGAGTTCTAGTAGAAGGAGCCCAACACCAACCGATGATCTCTTTCTTAAATAGATTACGCGAGGTAAATGGAGGCTTTGAAGTGAAAAAAAATGGCATCGAATTCTTCTACAATGGCCCTCTACGCGGTGGCATTCATTTAGAAACCGATGTACATCCAGGATTTCTAACCGACTGGCAACAACCCTTTGTCGTATTGCTAACCCAAGCACATGGAGCTTCTGTTGTGCATGAAACCGTTTATGAAAATCGCTTTGGATATATAAAAACACTAAAAACCATGGGAGCAGACATCCAACTATTTACCCAGTGTTTAGGAGGTCGTTTATGTCGCTTTGCTGCACAAAACTACCAACACAGCGTCGTGATCCAAGGTCCAACACCTCTTCATGCAGAAGAGATCTGCATCCCTGATCTACGTGCAGGATTCGCCTATGTCTTAGCAGCGCTACTCGCCCCTGAAACCAGCCTGCTTAGCGGCGTTCACTACCTAAAACGAGGATATGAGAAAATTGTTGAAAAGCTCTCCTCCATCGGAGCTCACATCGAATACGCATCGCAAAAAAGCGTTCCTCTTCCCTTATCGGAATGCGTAGATACTATTGCTCAGCTTTCCCAAGCAAAAGCAGCCAAATAA
- a CDS encoding radical SAM protein — protein MVKNMLATEEYKIEFRKELKKFEYFMQIKADLIAKGISVKNRIAEGSAFNTKQIHLYQHHVATHSSPIPEDIILYPENEVIPKTVISKLRFNPDSEWYLDYEKGYKLRNDKKREEYSVTPTSPTNFDNQFIQNSPLSSIVQKLGIDVAGVIISNYCFYFKTKKECRFCEIYQTHKSHKTFTKATKPTKEIIDGLELAFQLDSNLKYILLNSGNIISYDQTVLEFIKIAQGIKELKENRNIDLIGILMPPENFSLMDEMKQAGFDKVYFDIEVFDPSLFQIIAPGKAEYGYKRMLSALEYAREIFGKGSSYSSFIYGLQSLPMDLNTSTWDPQIENQKALEAVDGLLDRGIVPLYCVYHYSGHNQIGPLILDAEALFEFSVQYGEKVYTSGVIPRSRDSVVYSSTSVTNTLLNDGYNLAKLKNLCLA, from the coding sequence ATGGTAAAAAATATGTTAGCCACAGAAGAATATAAGATTGAATTTAGAAAAGAGCTAAAGAAATTTGAATATTTTATGCAAATTAAGGCAGACTTGATAGCAAAAGGCATCAGTGTAAAAAACCGCATTGCCGAAGGATCTGCATTTAATACAAAACAAATTCATTTGTACCAACATCATGTTGCTACGCATTCTAGTCCTATCCCAGAAGATATTATTCTTTATCCCGAGAATGAAGTTATTCCCAAGACAGTGATCTCTAAACTTCGCTTTAATCCTGATTCTGAATGGTACTTAGACTATGAAAAAGGGTACAAATTAAGAAATGATAAAAAACGAGAGGAGTATTCTGTTACACCGACTTCCCCAACCAATTTTGATAATCAATTTATCCAAAATTCTCCTCTATCCAGTATTGTCCAGAAGCTGGGGATCGATGTAGCTGGCGTTATCATTAGTAATTATTGTTTCTATTTTAAAACAAAAAAAGAATGTCGATTTTGTGAAATTTATCAAACACATAAGTCTCATAAAACCTTTACTAAAGCAACAAAGCCTACAAAAGAAATTATTGACGGTTTAGAACTAGCCTTTCAGCTGGACTCAAACTTAAAGTATATCTTACTGAATTCAGGGAATATTATCTCTTATGATCAGACTGTTTTAGAATTTATAAAGATTGCTCAAGGTATAAAAGAATTAAAGGAAAATCGCAATATTGATCTTATTGGAATTCTTATGCCTCCTGAAAACTTTTCTTTGATGGATGAAATGAAACAAGCTGGTTTTGATAAAGTCTACTTTGATATCGAAGTTTTTGATCCCAGTTTATTTCAAATCATTGCCCCTGGAAAAGCAGAATATGGGTACAAGAGAATGCTTTCTGCTTTAGAATATGCAAGAGAGATCTTTGGTAAAGGATCCTCTTATAGTAGCTTTATATACGGGCTTCAGAGCTTGCCGATGGATCTCAACACATCTACATGGGATCCTCAAATAGAAAATCAAAAAGCATTAGAAGCTGTTGACGGACTTTTAGATAGAGGAATTGTTCCTCTTTACTGCGTCTATCATTATTCTGGACATAATCAGATTGGCCCCCTGATATTAGATGCAGAAGCTCTATTTGAATTTTCAGTTCAATATGGAGAAAAGGTTTATACAAGTGGAGTTATTCCTAGATCTAGAGACTCCGTTGTCTATAGTTCGACCTCTGTTACAAATACTTTATTAAATGATGGATATAATTTAGCAAAATTAAAAAATTTATGTTTAGCTTAG
- a CDS encoding nucleoside monophosphate kinase → MCTNPLTGVVPNIEKSICFVVNNGKFLLINKNLSDGINNWRIPGGIVQKNEDYLEAIFRIVHQQTNIDLRKVNFTYCCKIESTDQTDPILHVFHSVLKKDNSLESFSKKKDQLKWFDQSQVEYMNLQRNYKEAFQFICIPHFYQEVNQQEMMKQPLLDEKSLCSRTIINLIGTVGAGKGTQGKQLSEKYKLSTLSLGDIYRNECRSQTPIGNLILLHHRTNGQMAFAPNEIAYGLLLKQIANPIYERGFILDGFPRTAEQGKVYNDSFLRPNDIHIPIYLALNESDIYRRLEHRYICSQCEKQVREEDKLVKEGCCPACDGTLIKRKEDISREKIDQRLQFFKKHIPEVISSVVLRDPISIIYAEHFSAPQDIFKRIKEVIEQRTLLQSHQNRKKSDLKSKHIAFGMIFCLSVMAIGSKMWGRVR, encoded by the coding sequence ATGTGTACAAATCCCTTGACAGGAGTGGTTCCAAATATAGAGAAATCTATCTGTTTTGTTGTAAATAACGGAAAATTTTTACTTATAAATAAAAATCTTTCTGATGGCATAAATAATTGGAGAATTCCAGGAGGAATTGTTCAGAAAAACGAAGATTATTTAGAAGCTATTTTTAGGATAGTTCATCAACAAACAAATATAGACCTTCGAAAGGTCAATTTTACTTATTGTTGTAAAATAGAATCCACAGATCAAACAGATCCCATCTTACATGTTTTTCATAGTGTTCTAAAAAAGGATAATTCCTTGGAAAGCTTTTCTAAAAAAAAAGATCAATTGAAATGGTTTGATCAAAGCCAAGTAGAATACATGAATCTTCAGAGAAACTATAAGGAAGCCTTTCAATTTATCTGTATCCCTCATTTTTATCAGGAAGTTAATCAGCAAGAAATGATGAAACAGCCCCTTCTAGACGAGAAATCTTTATGCTCTAGAACCATTATTAATCTCATTGGAACAGTCGGAGCCGGCAAAGGCACTCAAGGAAAACAGCTATCAGAAAAATACAAATTGTCTACCTTATCATTAGGAGATATCTACCGGAATGAATGTAGAAGCCAAACTCCTATTGGAAATTTAATCTTACTTCATCATAGAACAAATGGACAAATGGCTTTTGCACCTAATGAAATTGCCTATGGGTTATTACTTAAACAAATAGCCAATCCCATCTATGAGAGAGGGTTTATTTTAGATGGGTTCCCTAGAACTGCAGAGCAAGGTAAAGTTTATAACGACAGTTTCTTAAGGCCGAATGATATTCATATTCCCATCTATCTTGCGTTGAATGAATCTGATATTTACCGTCGTTTAGAACACCGTTATATCTGTTCCCAATGCGAAAAACAAGTAAGAGAAGAAGATAAATTGGTTAAAGAAGGATGTTGCCCAGCTTGTGATGGTACACTTATAAAAAGAAAAGAAGATATTTCTCGAGAAAAAATTGACCAGCGTTTACAATTTTTTAAAAAACATATCCCAGAAGTTATTTCATCTGTAGTTTTGAGAGATCCTATCTCTATTATCTATGCAGAACATTTTTCTGCTCCTCAAGATATTTTTAAAAGGATTAAGGAAGTAATAGAGCAAAGAACTTTATTACAAAGTCATCAAAATAGGAAGAAATCTGATTTAAAGTCAAAACATATTGCGTTTGGAATGATCTTTTGCCTTAGCGTAATGGCTATTGGTAGTAAAATGTGGGGAAGGGTTCGGTGA
- the ddlA gene encoding D-alanine--D-alanine ligase, producing the protein MKKKVKVGLLFGGKSTEHEVSLISAKNILEALDLEKYEPVLISINKQGQWHLETQETLRKMVFSTAILENFTEKLAIVPIEECKQIVSYKDSKFQEILQLDVIFPILHGVHGEDGTIQGLLQLANIPFVGAGVLGSAIGMDKDVMKRLLQQAHIPVAPFICLNDYQEVPVFKEVALKLGCPFFVKPANAGSSVGITKVSDQVAYLLAIKNAFLYDRKILLEKYIQGREIECAVLGNEDLQASLPGEIEPLHEFYSYEAKYVDAKGAKLHIPASLSQELISQIQTMAMTVFRTLCCEGMARVDFFLTKNQELLVNEINTIPGFTRISMYPKLWEISGISYSQLIDQLIQLAITRHGKGKRIQTRIGE; encoded by the coding sequence ATGAAAAAGAAAGTCAAAGTAGGTCTTCTTTTTGGGGGCAAGTCAACAGAGCACGAGGTTTCTTTAATTTCAGCAAAAAATATCCTTGAAGCGCTAGATCTAGAAAAATATGAGCCGGTTTTAATAAGTATTAATAAACAAGGGCAGTGGCATCTAGAAACGCAGGAAACTTTAAGGAAAATGGTTTTTTCTACTGCAATATTAGAGAATTTTACAGAGAAATTAGCCATTGTTCCGATTGAAGAATGTAAACAGATCGTTAGTTATAAAGATTCTAAGTTTCAAGAAATTTTACAGTTGGATGTGATTTTTCCTATTTTACATGGAGTACATGGAGAAGATGGAACGATACAAGGGTTATTACAATTAGCAAATATTCCCTTTGTAGGAGCTGGTGTGCTTGGGTCTGCTATTGGTATGGATAAAGATGTTATGAAACGTCTTTTGCAGCAAGCTCATATCCCTGTAGCCCCCTTTATTTGTCTAAATGATTACCAAGAGGTTCCTGTTTTCAAAGAAGTTGCTCTTAAGTTAGGTTGTCCTTTCTTTGTAAAACCTGCCAATGCAGGATCTTCTGTTGGGATAACCAAGGTAAGCGATCAAGTAGCCTATCTTTTAGCTATCAAAAATGCTTTTTTATATGATCGCAAAATTTTACTAGAAAAATACATTCAAGGAAGAGAAATTGAATGTGCTGTTTTAGGTAATGAAGATCTGCAAGCCTCTTTGCCAGGAGAAATAGAACCTTTACATGAGTTTTATTCCTACGAAGCAAAATATGTAGATGCCAAAGGGGCTAAGTTACATATTCCAGCTTCTCTTTCTCAAGAGCTAATTTCACAGATTCAAACCATGGCAATGACTGTTTTTCGAACCTTATGTTGTGAGGGCATGGCACGAGTGGACTTTTTTTTAACGAAAAATCAAGAGCTCTTAGTCAATGAAATCAATACCATTCCTGGATTTACGCGAATTAGCATGTATCCCAAATTATGGGAGATCAGTGGAATTTCCTATTCTCAACTCATTGATCAATTAATTCAGCTAGCTATTACACGACATGGAAAAGGAAAAAGAATACAAACTAGAATCGGAGAATAA
- the ispF gene encoding 2-C-methyl-D-erythritol 2,4-cyclodiphosphate synthase has translation MPYTRVGIGQDSHRFLDPDAIKPCIIGGLIFPEAPGLDADSDGDVVFHAICNAITSVTGVAVLGEIAIKLCHQEGVTDSQIYLEHALKTLEKQKVQHVALTIEGKRPRLQSRIDEMRQSIAKVMQLEISQVGLTVTSGNGLTDFGCGDGLQCFCILTTMEC, from the coding sequence ATGCCTTATACGCGCGTAGGGATTGGCCAGGATAGCCATCGATTTTTAGATCCAGATGCGATCAAGCCCTGTATAATTGGAGGATTAATCTTTCCAGAAGCTCCTGGTTTGGATGCAGATTCAGATGGAGATGTGGTCTTTCATGCTATTTGTAATGCAATTACTTCCGTTACAGGCGTTGCTGTTTTAGGAGAGATTGCTATTAAGCTCTGTCATCAAGAAGGGGTTACCGACTCGCAGATCTATCTAGAGCATGCTTTAAAAACACTAGAAAAACAAAAAGTACAACACGTAGCACTCACCATTGAAGGTAAAAGGCCAAGACTTCAAAGTCGCATCGATGAGATGCGTCAATCTATTGCAAAAGTGATGCAACTAGAGATCTCTCAGGTAGGCCTTACAGTAACCTCTGGTAATGGGTTAACCGACTTTGGATGTGGTGATGGGTTGCAGTGTTTTTGCATTCTTACAACGATGGAATGTTAA
- a CDS encoding choline kinase family protein, translated as MILLATCLLVSSPALIFSAHGDQRNKLIESVIFNPEIFRRISSFFPEGFTVSSLQSFSNENFLLANEKEKIVVRISNEMMNFLVDRHSEYKNSFLAQKAGFNPLEILFFDLNDGLQVTQYLEKATFLSMDELDNEKKIYEIVDLLRKLHESKIIFENKFNPFCRLKKIFNFLQVQREEIPIHLYDAYSTISKLEKILEWDCFENKPCHNDPVPSNFVLIDSSFKLIDWEYSGNNDPAWDLAYFSSILSFSNEREKFLVNSYSPEKADIIQAKMNFFKPVIHLTISIWAALQSLENSPKLSRSQFENMSAEHFEKYQKWILSEDFTLAIALLKKYLSDRNV; from the coding sequence ATGATTTTATTAGCAACATGCCTTTTAGTTTCATCTCCTGCACTCATTTTTTCAGCACATGGAGATCAAAGAAATAAATTGATAGAATCTGTCATTTTCAATCCAGAGATTTTCAGAAGAATATCCTCTTTTTTCCCTGAAGGATTTACAGTTTCTTCTCTTCAGAGCTTCTCAAATGAGAATTTTCTTTTAGCGAATGAAAAAGAGAAAATTGTTGTACGGATCTCCAATGAAATGATGAATTTTCTTGTTGATCGTCATTCTGAATATAAAAATAGTTTTTTAGCTCAAAAAGCAGGCTTTAATCCTTTAGAAATATTGTTTTTTGACCTCAATGACGGATTACAAGTAACGCAATATTTAGAAAAAGCAACTTTTTTATCAATGGATGAATTGGATAATGAGAAAAAAATATATGAAATTGTAGATTTATTGCGAAAGTTACATGAGAGTAAAATCATTTTTGAAAATAAATTTAATCCCTTTTGTCGTTTAAAAAAAATTTTCAATTTTTTACAAGTTCAAAGAGAAGAGATTCCAATCCATCTTTATGATGCTTATTCTACTATCTCTAAACTGGAAAAAATATTAGAATGGGATTGCTTTGAAAATAAACCTTGTCACAATGATCCTGTTCCTAGCAACTTTGTTTTAATAGATAGTTCTTTTAAATTAATTGATTGGGAATATTCCGGAAACAATGACCCTGCTTGGGATCTTGCCTATTTTTCCTCTATCCTTTCTTTTTCCAATGAGAGAGAGAAGTTTTTAGTAAATTCTTATTCTCCTGAAAAAGCAGATATTATCCAAGCTAAAATGAATTTTTTTAAACCAGTAATTCATTTAACAATTAGCATATGGGCTGCATTACAATCTTTAGAAAACTCTCCTAAATTATCGAGGAGTCAATTTGAAAATATGTCTGCAGAACACTTTGAAAAATACCAAAAGTGGATTTTATCTGAAGATTTTACTCTAGCAATAGCATTGCTAAAAAAATATTTAAGTGATAGAAATGTGTAA
- a CDS encoding sulfite reductase subunit alpha has product MPIPKDSSVCNQLYSRKNPAFISISERILLTKPESTKKTFHLVLDIRSTAITFKPGDAIAIYPENDPLIALEISQFLQQDLKQQVARSNKTLSLYELLVKEKNISRLTSNMLKTFCSYTQNSQEKKRLEDLLHPQSKEHLVQYLSQTDLIDFLKTYDTTNIPLEKFCENLSPLLPRFYSIASSQLAHPDRLELTIVLVEMKKNNRTQYGIGSHFLCNLAKLEETKLAVYIQPATDFTIPEDQAAPVIMVGPGTGVAPFRGFIQERLIKGHTGKNWLFFGERNRKYDFFYQDFWENLVATKKLHLDLAFSRDQEDKVYVQHKLLMQAPKIWHWLEDGAYFYICGDAKQMSKDVEKTLEQIICSQGRLSQEEALNYVKALKKQKRYVKEVY; this is encoded by the coding sequence ATGCCCATTCCCAAAGATTCTTCCGTTTGTAACCAGCTATACTCTCGAAAAAATCCAGCATTTATCTCTATTTCAGAGCGTATACTCTTAACAAAACCTGAGTCAACAAAAAAGACATTTCATCTTGTCCTAGATATCCGAAGTACCGCTATTACCTTTAAACCAGGAGATGCCATTGCCATTTATCCTGAAAATGATCCCCTTATAGCATTAGAAATCTCCCAGTTCCTGCAACAAGATTTAAAGCAACAAGTTGCTCGCAGCAACAAAACCCTTTCTCTATATGAGCTCTTAGTTAAAGAAAAAAACATATCTCGCTTGACCTCTAACATGTTAAAAACTTTTTGTTCCTATACGCAAAACTCCCAAGAAAAAAAACGGCTAGAAGATCTATTACATCCTCAATCCAAAGAGCATTTAGTCCAGTATTTAAGCCAAACCGATTTAATAGATTTTTTAAAAACATATGATACCACAAACATTCCTCTCGAAAAATTTTGTGAAAATCTCTCCCCATTATTACCTCGATTTTACTCAATTGCCTCTTCTCAACTAGCTCATCCTGATCGCTTAGAGCTAACCATCGTCTTAGTGGAAATGAAAAAAAATAACCGTACTCAATATGGGATAGGAAGTCATTTTTTATGCAACTTAGCCAAGTTAGAAGAAACTAAACTAGCTGTTTACATACAACCTGCTACAGACTTTACCATTCCAGAAGATCAAGCAGCTCCCGTAATTATGGTAGGACCTGGCACCGGCGTAGCTCCTTTTAGAGGTTTTATTCAAGAAAGGCTCATTAAAGGACATACCGGAAAAAATTGGCTATTCTTTGGGGAAAGAAATCGAAAGTACGATTTCTTTTATCAAGACTTTTGGGAAAATCTAGTTGCTACAAAAAAACTTCATCTCGATCTAGCTTTTTCTCGCGATCAAGAAGATAAAGTCTATGTACAACATAAACTCCTTATGCAAGCTCCAAAAATCTGGCATTGGCTGGAAGATGGTGCCTACTTCTATATCTGTGGAGATGCAAAACAAATGTCCAAAGATGTAGAGAAAACCTTAGAACAAATTATTTGTAGTCAAGGAAGATTGAGCCAAGAAGAAGCTTTGAACTATGTCAAAGCCCTTAAAAAGCAAAAGCGCTATGTGAAAGAGGTTTATTAA
- a CDS encoding NUDIX hydrolase translates to MCMVAVFAVLNKDDKILLVNNQDKQGVKRWTLPGGKVEKGETLYDALCREVLEETKYIVTQAQVAYIHEAFFTKASTLVRAIVFHTQIDQTSLQESSVNDPDKVVISKKWVLIPNLSKYIKNEKILFSLQDWLSHLRTSQYFITKDMKW, encoded by the coding sequence ATGTGTATGGTCGCTGTTTTTGCTGTACTTAATAAGGATGACAAGATCCTTCTTGTTAATAATCAAGACAAACAAGGGGTTAAAAGATGGACTTTGCCCGGAGGAAAAGTTGAAAAAGGAGAAACTTTGTACGACGCTCTTTGTAGAGAAGTATTAGAAGAAACAAAATATATAGTGACACAAGCTCAGGTGGCTTATATCCATGAAGCCTTTTTTACAAAGGCTTCTACTCTTGTTAGAGCTATTGTTTTTCATACACAGATTGATCAAACTTCACTTCAAGAATCCTCAGTAAACGACCCAGATAAAGTTGTAATTTCAAAGAAATGGGTTTTAATCCCCAACTTATCAAAGTATATTAAAAATGAAAAAATCCTCTTTTCCTTACAAGATTGGTTAAGTCATCTTCGAACTTCACAGTACTTTATCACTAAAGATATGAAATGGTAA